In Cryptosporangium phraense, the following are encoded in one genomic region:
- a CDS encoding SMP-30/gluconolactonase/LRE family protein → MCLDAEGAIWCAGTREGGAIVNRVADGGQILDQLELDTACFACMLGGEHGTTLHLLVADWRGPERMGELFTSRTGRLLTTEVTVPRAGRP, encoded by the coding sequence ATCTGCCTGGACGCCGAGGGCGCGATCTGGTGCGCCGGCACACGGGAGGGCGGGGCCATCGTCAACCGCGTGGCCGACGGCGGGCAGATCCTCGATCAGCTCGAGCTCGACACCGCCTGCTTCGCCTGCATGCTCGGCGGCGAGCACGGCACGACGCTCCACCTGCTGGTCGCCGACTGGCGAGGCCCGGAACGGATGGGCGAGCTGTTCACCTCACGCACCGGCCGGCTTCTCACGACCGAGGTCACGGTTCCCCGAGCGGGTCGCCCCTGA
- a CDS encoding TetR/AcrR family transcriptional regulator, whose amino-acid sequence MNPEILTRAGADLADEVGFDRVTVSELARRFEVPVANLYSHVKNSADLKARITLLALEELADRIEVALAGRAGRDALVAVGDVYRSYAREHPGRWSAAQRDLAPAAAAESAGPRITRMTRAILRGYELEEPDQTHAVRLLGSVFNGYVNLEAAGAYAHSSPSPDASWTWILGMLDSSLRAWSPQPQEERTSD is encoded by the coding sequence GTGAATCCCGAGATCCTCACCCGAGCCGGGGCCGACCTGGCCGACGAGGTCGGCTTCGACCGGGTGACGGTCTCCGAGCTGGCCCGGCGGTTCGAGGTCCCGGTCGCCAACCTGTACTCGCACGTCAAGAACTCGGCCGATCTCAAGGCGCGGATCACGCTGCTCGCGCTGGAGGAGCTGGCCGACCGGATCGAGGTGGCCCTGGCCGGGCGGGCCGGCCGGGACGCGCTGGTCGCGGTCGGGGACGTCTACCGCTCGTACGCGCGCGAGCATCCGGGCCGGTGGAGCGCAGCGCAGCGCGACCTTGCCCCGGCTGCCGCGGCTGAGTCCGCGGGGCCGCGGATCACGCGGATGACCAGGGCGATCCTGCGCGGGTACGAGCTGGAGGAGCCCGATCAGACGCACGCGGTGCGCCTGCTGGGCAGCGTGTTCAACGGGTACGTGAACCTGGAGGCGGCCGGGGCGTACGCGCACAGTTCTCCGAGCCCGGACGCTTCCTGGACCTGGATCCTCGGGATGTTGGATTCGTCCCTGCGTGCCTGGTCCCCGCAACCCCAGGAAGAACGGACCTCTGACTGA
- a CDS encoding aldo/keto reductase family oxidoreductase, whose protein sequence is MQTTLPGGTYTLADDLTVTRMGYGAMQLAGPGVFGPPKDRDGAIAVLREVVAMGITHIDTSDFYGPHVTNQIIREALHPYPSDLRIVTKVGATRDAQGAWPHARSPEELRQAVDENLTNLGLDAIDVVNLRWGGFDRPEPGSIAEPFGVLADLQRAGKIRHLGLSTVSAEQIAEAQEIAPVVCVQNFYNIANREDDALIDSLAAQGIAYVPYFPLGGFNPLQSQTLGDVAARLDATPMAVALAWLLHRSPNILLIPGTSSVAHLRENVAGAALSLSPEVLKELDEISL, encoded by the coding sequence ATGCAGACCACTCTTCCCGGCGGGACGTACACGCTCGCCGACGACCTCACCGTCACCCGGATGGGCTACGGCGCCATGCAGCTGGCCGGCCCGGGCGTGTTCGGGCCGCCCAAGGACCGCGACGGCGCGATCGCGGTGCTCCGCGAGGTCGTCGCGATGGGCATCACGCACATCGACACCAGCGACTTCTACGGCCCGCACGTCACCAACCAGATCATCCGCGAGGCGCTCCACCCGTACCCGTCCGACCTGCGCATCGTCACCAAGGTCGGCGCCACCCGGGACGCCCAGGGGGCCTGGCCGCACGCGCGGTCGCCGGAGGAACTGCGTCAGGCCGTCGACGAGAACCTGACCAACCTCGGCCTGGACGCGATCGACGTCGTGAACCTGCGCTGGGGCGGCTTCGACCGGCCGGAGCCGGGCTCGATCGCCGAGCCGTTCGGCGTGCTGGCCGACCTCCAGCGCGCGGGCAAGATCCGGCACCTGGGGCTGAGCACGGTGAGCGCCGAGCAGATCGCCGAGGCCCAGGAGATCGCGCCGGTCGTCTGCGTGCAGAACTTCTACAACATCGCGAACCGCGAGGACGACGCGCTGATCGACTCGCTGGCCGCGCAGGGCATCGCCTACGTGCCGTACTTCCCGCTCGGCGGCTTCAACCCGCTGCAGTCGCAGACGCTCGGGGACGTGGCCGCGCGGCTGGACGCGACCCCGATGGCGGTGGCGCTGGCCTGGCTGCTGCACCGGTCGCCGAACATCCTGCTGATCCCGGGGACGTCGTCGGTGGCGCACCTGCGGGAGAACGTGGCCGGGGCGGCGCTGTCGCTCTCGCCGGAGGTGCTGAAGGAACTCGACGAGATTAGCCTCTAG
- a CDS encoding TetR/AcrR family transcriptional regulator, with protein AARSASARAGRGPSARADAAENRERLIDAAKRLLRPGAKTSARELAREAGLSPATLYRHFPTRDDLVTAAYTDQARACENAVRRAVTDPDPARGLRTYVRHTITVQAEHPGFVAAYRAAAPAPDPLFRRDLASLVGRARRAGVVRPDLVPSDVLLALAAGTGVRATTRAERLTRATRLTDLVLTGLGLLPTA; from the coding sequence GCGCCGCGCGGAGTGCATCGGCCCGGGCCGGGCGGGGTCCCTCGGCGCGGGCGGACGCGGCGGAGAACCGGGAGCGGCTGATCGACGCGGCGAAACGCCTGCTCCGACCGGGCGCGAAGACGTCGGCCCGCGAACTCGCCCGCGAGGCCGGACTCTCGCCCGCAACGCTCTACCGACACTTCCCCACCCGCGACGACCTCGTCACCGCGGCCTACACCGACCAGGCCCGGGCCTGCGAGAACGCCGTCCGGCGCGCGGTCACCGACCCGGACCCGGCCCGCGGCCTGCGCACCTACGTGCGCCACACGATCACGGTCCAGGCCGAGCACCCCGGCTTCGTCGCCGCCTACCGGGCCGCCGCGCCCGCCCCGGACCCGCTCTTCCGCCGCGACCTCGCCTCCCTGGTCGGCCGGGCCCGCCGCGCCGGCGTCGTCCGTCCCGACCTGGTCCCCTCCGACGTCCTGCTCGCCCTGGCCGCCGGCACCGGCGTCCGAGCCACGACCCGCGCCGAGCGACTGACCCGAGCCACCCGCCTCACCGACCTCGTCCTCACCGGCCTGGGCCTCCTCCCGACGGCGTAG